Proteins from a single region of Crassaminicella profunda:
- a CDS encoding glutamine synthetase, translating into MSKDTLSSKIGNLLFLLPASHHSPETITSTLKKHPEIKFVSLVGVDLGGNDTDEKIPVDLFLNDIDNFLACGVQTDGSSVVLPEIATLNNAQVDLIPDKSVNWFVDYNFDHYDAQTDLPVGTLRIPSFLIHNNVKVDSRSILLNAVKHFKNQILSLLKEYPYVLEDLGINSIDDIDEVVLTAATELEFWVKTPDDKADIEQLSTSQVLKEQYWKRTVGPVRTAMEQALLTLDQYGLESEMGHKEVGGVKARLTGNGNFDHIMEQLEIDWKYSTALQCADNELIAQDVVKDTFMNNGLEVTLMAKPVEGVAGNGEHHHVGVALKLKNGKMKNLFAPKDMKKDYMNPIGFGALMGLLKNYEVVNPFVTATNDGFNRLKPGFEAPICTVCSIGHSASSLSRNRTVLVGLIRDIAKPMATRFELRSPNPTSNTYLVFASVYQAMLDGIEAVLKNNKTSSELAIDLSKKAGEDSFYLEKDRAYRSEEDVFEDFTEEERNTLFSKPPATVWDNLTNFDKHSEKKSVLLQGNIFNEAIINSYKVATLTQWTTELYNRIIPENMDIVRSYKKLHESDFVTDLDVVNWEKINYLRYYLMKDSLNKKSLFTKIREAIDSKDYKAVSTLQLEMRSKMNELNELYTIYKRNLFELK; encoded by the coding sequence ATGTCAAAAGATACTTTATCTTCTAAAATCGGTAATTTATTATTTCTTCTTCCTGCTTCACACCATTCTCCAGAAACAATCACTTCAACATTAAAAAAACATCCTGAAATCAAATTTGTATCACTAGTAGGTGTTGACTTAGGTGGAAATGATACGGATGAAAAAATTCCTGTAGATCTTTTTCTAAATGACATTGATAACTTTTTAGCTTGTGGTGTTCAAACAGACGGTTCTAGTGTAGTTCTACCTGAAATTGCTACTTTGAACAATGCACAAGTTGATTTGATTCCTGACAAATCAGTGAACTGGTTCGTTGACTATAATTTTGATCACTATGATGCACAGACTGACCTTCCAGTAGGAACCCTTAGAATTCCTTCTTTCCTTATTCATAACAACGTAAAAGTTGACTCTCGTTCCATTTTATTAAATGCAGTAAAACATTTTAAAAACCAAATACTAAGTCTTTTAAAAGAATATCCTTATGTCTTAGAAGATTTAGGCATAAACTCAATCGATGATATTGATGAAGTGGTTTTAACTGCTGCAACAGAACTTGAGTTTTGGGTAAAAACGCCAGATGACAAAGCAGATATTGAGCAGCTTTCTACTTCACAAGTATTAAAAGAACAATATTGGAAAAGAACTGTAGGTCCTGTTCGTACAGCAATGGAACAAGCTCTTTTAACACTTGATCAATATGGACTTGAATCAGAAATGGGTCATAAAGAAGTTGGAGGGGTAAAAGCAAGACTTACAGGAAACGGAAACTTCGATCACATTATGGAACAATTAGAAATAGATTGGAAATACAGTACTGCACTTCAATGTGCTGATAATGAATTAATTGCACAAGATGTAGTAAAAGATACATTTATGAATAATGGTCTAGAAGTTACTTTAATGGCAAAACCTGTTGAAGGAGTTGCTGGAAATGGAGAACATCATCATGTTGGTGTCGCCTTAAAACTAAAAAATGGAAAAATGAAAAATCTTTTTGCTCCAAAAGATATGAAAAAAGATTATATGAATCCTATTGGTTTTGGTGCCCTTATGGGACTACTTAAAAATTATGAAGTAGTCAATCCATTTGTTACTGCTACTAATGATGGATTTAACCGTTTAAAACCAGGTTTTGAAGCACCTATTTGTACCGTATGTTCTATTGGCCATTCGGCTTCGTCCCTTTCACGTAATAGAACTGTTTTAGTCGGTCTTATACGAGATATAGCAAAACCAATGGCTACAAGATTCGAACTAAGATCTCCAAATCCTACAAGTAACACCTACTTAGTTTTTGCTTCTGTTTATCAAGCAATGCTAGATGGTATAGAAGCAGTTTTAAAAAACAATAAAACTTCTTCAGAACTGGCAATAGATCTTTCTAAAAAAGCTGGAGAAGATTCCTTCTATCTTGAAAAAGATAGAGCTTATAGAAGTGAAGAAGATGTATTCGAAGATTTCACAGAAGAAGAGAGAAATACTTTATTTAGTAAACCCCCTGCTACTGTTTGGGATAATTTAACTAATTTCGATAAGCATTCTGAAAAGAAATCTGTTTTACTACAAGGAAATATTTTTAATGAGGCAATCATCAATTCCTACAAAGTTGCTACTTTAACACAATGGACAACTGAGTTATACAATCGAATCATCCCAGAAAACATGGATATTGTAAGAAGTTATAAAAAGTTACATGAAAGTGATTTCGTAACAGATTTAGACGTAGTCAATTGGGAAAAAATCAATTATTTAAGATATTATTTGATGAAAGATAGCTTAAATAAAAAATCATTATTTACAAAGATAAGAGAAGCTATTGATTCAAAAGATTACAAAGCAGTTTCTACTCTTCAATTAGAAATGCGCAGTAAAATGAATGAATTAAACGAATTATATACCATTTATAAAAGAAACTTATTTGAACTAAAATAA
- the ytvI gene encoding sporulation integral membrane protein YtvI translates to MNNSFEKYLPIVTRILILCFIVLGLYFISTTLIFYVLPFILSWIMATILEPPIHFLSRVLKLSRNLSTLLIVSFFVLFIGLVMALIGGIIIVQLTNLSMELSQYPKKLYLHSSDLVRKMEHLYIGLPPDIAQSMINGINGVFQSLTSLIGKFISSLLSFISAIPSFFTFLMVTILSTFFMARDKHKIKKFIKAQLPTNALSKSILLKDNLIFALMGYIKAQLILMLITFVESTIGLTAIGIDYSLLIAFFASIIDALPILGTGCVYVPLILWKLLMKSYKDAFSLTLLYGIIILIRQLLEPKILGSQIGLYPLATLMSMYIGLKLFGILGLILGPISLIFFITLQKVELFPKWKNK, encoded by the coding sequence ATGAATAATTCTTTTGAAAAATATCTTCCTATTGTAACGAGAATATTGATTCTATGTTTCATCGTTTTAGGCCTATATTTTATCTCTACAACCCTTATATTCTATGTTTTACCTTTTATTTTAAGCTGGATCATGGCCACGATCCTTGAGCCACCTATTCATTTTTTAAGTAGGGTTTTAAAACTTTCTCGAAATCTATCTACCTTGCTCATTGTATCTTTTTTTGTTTTATTCATTGGTTTAGTTATGGCTCTCATTGGCGGCATCATCATTGTACAATTAACCAATCTATCTATGGAACTTTCTCAATATCCAAAGAAATTATATCTTCACAGTAGCGATTTAGTAAGAAAAATGGAACACCTATATATAGGATTACCTCCTGACATTGCCCAGTCTATGATCAATGGGATTAATGGTGTATTTCAAAGTTTAACCTCTCTCATAGGGAAATTTATTTCATCCTTATTATCTTTTATTTCAGCTATTCCAAGCTTTTTTACATTTTTAATGGTAACGATCCTCTCCACATTTTTTATGGCTAGAGATAAACACAAAATAAAAAAATTTATTAAAGCTCAACTTCCTACAAATGCACTTTCAAAGAGTATCTTATTAAAAGACAATTTAATTTTCGCCTTAATGGGCTATATAAAAGCCCAATTAATTTTAATGTTGATCACCTTCGTTGAAAGTACAATAGGTCTAACAGCTATAGGTATTGACTATTCTTTACTCATTGCATTTTTTGCTAGCATCATTGATGCTCTTCCAATCCTTGGTACAGGGTGTGTGTATGTGCCCCTTATCCTTTGGAAATTATTGATGAAATCTTATAAAGATGCTTTTAGCTTAACGCTACTCTACGGTATTATTATCCTCATTAGACAATTACTAGAACCAAAAATTTTGGGTAGCCAAATAGGTCTTTATCCTCTTGCAACCCTTATGTCTATGTATATTGGATTAAAATTGTTTGGTATTTTAGGATTAATATTAGGACCTATTTCTTTAATTTTCTTCATCACCCTTCAAAAAGTCGAACTTTTCCCAAAATGGAAAAACAAATGA